The following proteins come from a genomic window of Anaerobutyricum hallii:
- a CDS encoding LacI family DNA-binding transcriptional regulator yields MATLKDIAKKAGVSSATVSRILNQDETLSVTTKTRERVLEIAQELNYKKKTAPSSKTVIGIFQWVTLFQELEDPYYQAIRSGIERYCMTENLEIRRAFQSDPDYINTLHDVQGLICIGKFNAEQIQLFESITPNVIFVDMQTSKINCNTISLDFEQAVIDALDYLSDLGHTSIAYLGGKEYLNDDTVYFEQRKDTFIRYCKEHHITYEPYLKETEFSADAGYQMMMELIDAGTLPSAVFAASDPIAIGAMRALYQKGYRIPEDISVIGFDDINVAKFSNPPLTTIYAPADFMGQFAAHYIQLLAESNTKLAYNMPVRMTLPCRLTIRDTCGPAL; encoded by the coding sequence ATGGCAACACTGAAAGATATTGCAAAAAAAGCCGGCGTATCTTCTGCTACCGTATCTCGTATTCTGAATCAGGATGAAACCTTGAGTGTCACTACCAAGACAAGAGAACGCGTACTAGAAATCGCCCAGGAATTAAATTATAAAAAAAAGACTGCACCTTCTTCAAAAACAGTAATCGGCATCTTCCAATGGGTTACTTTATTTCAAGAACTAGAAGATCCTTATTATCAGGCAATACGAAGTGGCATTGAACGATACTGTATGACAGAGAATCTCGAAATTCGACGTGCTTTTCAAAGTGATCCCGATTATATCAATACTCTCCACGATGTTCAGGGACTTATCTGTATCGGTAAGTTTAATGCTGAACAGATTCAACTTTTTGAATCTATCACTCCAAACGTTATTTTTGTAGATATGCAGACCTCAAAAATCAATTGTAATACGATATCTCTCGATTTTGAGCAGGCCGTTATTGATGCCCTTGATTATCTTTCCGATCTTGGACATACTTCCATCGCTTATCTTGGCGGAAAAGAATATTTAAACGATGATACCGTCTATTTTGAGCAAAGAAAAGATACTTTTATCCGCTATTGCAAAGAACATCATATTACTTATGAACCTTACTTAAAAGAAACTGAATTTTCTGCTGATGCAGGATACCAGATGATGATGGAGCTTATTGATGCAGGAACTCTTCCCAGCGCTGTCTTTGCTGCCAGCGATCCCATTGCCATTGGCGCAATGCGTGCACTTTATCAAAAAGGATATCGTATTCCAGAAGATATCTCCGTCATAGGATTTGACGATATTAATGTAGCAAAGTTCTCCAACCCACCATTGACGACGATCTATGCTCCTGCGGATTTTATGGGGCAATTTGCTGCCCACTATATCCAGCTTCTCGCAGAAAGCAATACCAAATTAGCTTACAATATGCCTGTAAGAATGACCCTTCCATGCAGACTCACTATACGAGATACCTGTGGGCCAGCTTTGTAG
- a CDS encoding bile acid:sodium symporter family protein gives MKQLQKFSKFLSDYTSIVVIAIAVITFFLPSLMGWVNFQLFTDPVANKFTSQSIIIGVIMFSMGLTLTTDDFKILAQRPFDICIGAIAQYLIMPFLAFFITKLLHLPAGIALGLILVGCCPGGVSSNIMSYLCGGDVAFSVGMTTVSTILSPVMTPLMVSLLASGAKITIHGLPMFISIIETVIVPVAIGFVLNYALGKNKTFKEVQKVMPGIAVLGLACVVGGVISSQGSKFFQSGVVIFVAVLLHNGLGYFFGYCAGRLTGMNTAKKRTISIEVGMQNAGLATNLATTTAQFASTPESAIICAVSCVWHSISGTLLAGLFAQYDKMKAAHKETATAK, from the coding sequence ATGAAACAATTACAAAAATTCAGCAAATTTTTATCAGATTACACATCTATCGTTGTAATCGCCATCGCAGTAATCACATTTTTCCTTCCATCATTGATGGGCTGGGTTAATTTCCAATTATTCACTGACCCGGTAGCTAATAAATTTACAAGTCAGTCTATTATCATTGGTGTTATCATGTTTAGTATGGGACTTACTCTTACAACTGATGATTTTAAGATTCTGGCACAAAGACCATTTGACATCTGTATCGGAGCCATTGCGCAATATTTAATTATGCCGTTTTTAGCATTTTTTATTACAAAATTACTACACCTTCCTGCTGGAATCGCACTTGGACTGATTCTTGTAGGCTGTTGTCCTGGTGGAGTATCTTCCAATATCATGTCTTATCTTTGTGGCGGAGATGTTGCTTTTTCTGTTGGAATGACGACAGTATCTACTATTCTCTCCCCAGTTATGACACCACTCATGGTTTCACTTCTTGCAAGTGGGGCAAAAATTACGATTCATGGACTTCCAATGTTTATTTCTATCATTGAAACCGTTATCGTACCTGTAGCAATTGGTTTTGTATTAAATTATGCATTAGGTAAAAATAAAACATTTAAAGAAGTACAAAAAGTTATGCCAGGCATTGCTGTTCTTGGTCTTGCCTGCGTTGTTGGCGGAGTTATCTCTTCCCAGGGTTCAAAATTCTTCCAGTCTGGAGTCGTAATCTTCGTTGCAGTTCTTCTTCACAACGGTCTCGGATATTTCTTCGGATATTGTGCCGGTCGCCTTACTGGAATGAATACTGCAAAGAAAAGAACAATCTCTATCGAAGTTGGTATGCAGAATGCCGGTCTTGCAACAAACCTTGCAACAACAACTGCACAGTTTGCTTCTACACCAGAATCCGCAATTATCTGCGCTGTTTCCTGTGTATGGCATTCCATTTCCGGTACATTACTGGCAGGACTCTTCGCTCAGTATGATAAAATGAAAGCAGCACATAAAGAGACTGCCACAGCTAAATAA